The proteins below come from a single Bactrocera dorsalis isolate Fly_Bdor chromosome 5, ASM2337382v1, whole genome shotgun sequence genomic window:
- the LOC105227360 gene encoding ras guanine nucleotide exchange factor glfB, which produces MEATPKVHRHRHRRSDSRHHRHERQSQNSSSNSNNSNNSNNTNGGSGSGSRSGQQPRQSNNIATTTTATTIVSTPTQAADALTNTTTSATVASRTRTQHDAPAEQLQLSPTQQQTHSNAIQSPVRERRGQARSNRAQTGAQGLAANATATTAARRTSITSIEIPTALVVEDGNEDGTYDETTAICANVIVTTVHERRTHSMDTLDPLGQTTSLSQSTTSQQTVLLVNGHSPPPQEDEEQAPIATGENGAMLACGTNADVGGVSSKEEGATQLESPTAPNPNGGGAGSSRNSSGDALSLRETLQQLPPTVTHGHRHRRTHSPQSPARRTQEVDASFHRGILGFMDRELKHSSPTPSALSVGSGSAASGGGGGGAGGSGTVRKLQSLSDPQASPAQRSVRSRSSLEKSPRRKRSKSESRRRRERKLIAAGELEVRQANETLMRYLKQCSEMNDASLSGELEIDQNYDERRVHRKTKSQRDKRGHLISKLYSAGGLTSILRELSDDIVPAEGEEIYNPFTPVVSPTEDTPAHIDKMFLQTSSGYRPVEHCYYKHSFVGVGGVGGGGATASGSGGPGGGGGSGRGVGVHRLSAAGGSLAGGLEQAGMLRASSSFGDTRCLLDAECGRHRREITSNIQLACVIQRIWILISNICHGLLAGLALAHLLFVLSSHPVDWSRLLSLAGETVTQATQEADATTAAPTVASAMLDADGVGAVDKSMLTDTQQHFSFVKDYATFAEIYLNTFYCLAIVCMVSVFDRMDICRWDFSNATEFISFRWLIIAMIYIATIILTICSDSIDERLYYNNNANVTLTQEEMYSNSVLSVWSSLSVTRSIGAICGWIMIGLTPHEDLFYEHLLDLTKYQVINN; this is translated from the exons ATGGAAGCCACCCCGAAGGTGCATCGTCATCGTCACCGACGTTCGGATTCGCGTCATCATCGGCACGAGCGTCAGAGCCaaaatagcagcagcaacagtaataatagtaataacagcaacaataccAATGGTGGTAGCGGCAGCGGCAGTCGTAGCGGCCAACAGCCGAGACAGAGCAAtaatattgcaacaacaacaacggcgacGACGATAGTGTCAACACCAACACAAGCAGCGGATGCGTTAACCAACACAACGACAAGCGCGACAGTCGCGTCGAGGACGAGGACGCAGCACGACGCACCAGCAGAGCAGCTGCAACTGTCGCCAACACAACAGCAAACGCATTCAAACGCAATTCAATCGCCAGTGCGTGAGCGTCGTGGTCAAGCGCGGTCTAATCGCGCACAAACCGGTGCACAGGGCTTAGCCGCTAACGCCACCGCTACCACCGCTGCTCGACGAACTTCAATCACAAGCATTGAGATACCAACTGCACTGGTTGTTGAGGACGGCAACGAGGATGGCACGTACGACGAGACAACAGCTATCTGCGCTAATGTGATTGTCACCACAGTGCATGAACGACGTACACACTCCATGGATACGTTGGATCCGTTGGGCCAGACAACCTCTTTAAGTCAGTCGACCACATCACAACAAACTGTGCTGCTGGTAAATGGACATTCACCGCCGCCGCAAGAGGACGAAGAGCAGGCGCCCATTGCAACCGGTGAAAACGGTGCTATGTTAGCGTGTGGCACGAATGCGGACGTTGGCGGTGTGTCGTCGAAAGAAGAGGGCGCCACGCAACTGGAGTCACCCACAGCACCGAATCCTAATGGCGGCGGTGCGGGCAGCAGTCGCAACTCTTCTGGTGATGCGTTGAGTTTACGTGAAACGTTGCAACAGCTACCGCCTACGGTGACACACGGACACCGCCATCGGCGCACACATTCACCACAATCGCCGGCGCGGCGCACACAAGAGGTGGACGCTTCGTTTCATCGCGGCATATTGGGTTTCATGGATCGTGAGTTGAAGCACAGCTCGCCAACGCCATCAGCACTGAGTGTGGGTAGCGGTAGTGCAGCAagcggcggtggtggtggtggtgctggTGGTAGTGGTACAGTGCGTAAGTTGCAGTCGCTGTCCGATCCACAGGCGAGTCCCGCCCAACGTTCGGTACGTTCGCGCAGTAGTCTGGAGAAGAGTCCGCGTCGTAAGCGTAGCAAATCGGAATCGCGTAGGCGGCGTGAACGCAAACTCATCGCCGCTGGTGAGCTGGAAGTGCGACAGGCGAACGAGACTTTGATGCGCTATTTGAAGCAATGCTCGGAAATGAATGACGCTTCGTTGTCAGGCGAGTTAGAAATCGATCAGAACTATGATGAGCGGAGAGTGCATCGGAAGACGAAATCGCAACGGGATAAGCGTGGGCATTTAATAA GCAAACTTTACTCAGCTGGCGGTCTCACCTCCATATTGCGTGAGCTTTCCGATGACATTGTACCCGCGGAGGGTGAGGAAATCTACAATCCATTCACACCGGTTGTTTCCCCCACCGAGGATACGCCCGCACACATTGACAAAATGTTCCTGCAGACGTCATCGGGATATCGACCAGTTGAGCACTGCTATTATAAACATTCGTTTGTGGGTGTGGGTGGTGTGGGCGGCGGTGGCGCTACTGCCAGCGGTAGTGGTGGCCCAGGTGGTGGCGGTGGCAGTGGACGCGGCGTTGGTGTGCATCGTTTGTCTGCCGCGGGCGGCAGCTTGGCTGGCGGTTTGGAGCAGGCGGGCATGTTGCGGGCGAGTAGCAGTTTCGGCGATACGCGTTGCCTACTCGATGCCGAGTGTGGCAG GCATCGTCGTGAGATCACGTCGAACATACAATTGGCCTGCGTCATTCAACGAATTTGGATACTCATCTCGAATATCTGCCATGGTCTGCTAGCTGGCCTAGCTTTGGCacatttgttgtttgtgttgagcAGCCATCCCGTCGATTGGTCGCGTTTACTCAGTCTTGCGGGCGAGACTGTGACCCAAGCGACGCAGGAGGCGGACGCAACAACCGCAGCACCAACAGTCGCGTCAGCCATGCTGGATGCTGATGGTGTTGGTGCTGTTGATAAATCTATGTTAACTGACACGCAGCAACATTTCAGCTTCGTGAAGGATTACGCAACATTCGCTGAGATCTATCTGAACACATTCTATTGTTTGGCAATTGTATGCATGGTTTCGGTTTTTGATCG TATGGACATTTGCCGTTGGGACTTCAGCAATGCCACCGAGTTCATCTCATTTCGTTGGCTCATTATTGCAATGATTTATATAGCGACAATAATATTAACGATATGCTCCGATTCGATTGATGAACGACTCTATTACAATAATAATGCGAATGTGACGCTAACACAGGAAGAAATG TATAGCAACAGCGTATTGAGTGTCTGGAGTAGTTTATCGGTGACGCGTAGCATTGGCGCCATCTGTGGCTGGATAATGATTGGTTTGACGCCGCATGAGGATCTCTTCTACGAGCATTTGCTGGATCTAACCAAATACCAAGTGATAAATAATTGA
- the LOC105227361 gene encoding uncharacterized protein LOC105227361 gives MAAQQNSTLIYDNLDECPSLLKEPEELSSYSPILPLKNQNNAIKQQLKQADNNNNNNDNKNSNIKEFHKYRKYTKGRQHGNYAASSCSTKSSRSRTISLSGVNSTEEQGHKEIPIWLGEEPRYVSGVNKRTTCNDIIKALIDDEIRNGGNHDYFANCNKSGAASRDYNDYVITESWRGIERSYDGNMAILPVWKAWSRVHNEIRLSLKHHKDVAEPAPPKPSTNWFQTLRKYFAKLLKFPKRNNKMLPPALNKPQNILLPIKEEESPDEIIFVLLPDKKYDNSSTSPKSSIPLQSASNTHDPVTKAEMLKRKLYSLSETRVSMRRKRRGNKTPKRKNPQPREKLPNQIHEVTNNCIRRRKDAPLRHSLRHKLAQKTNEIDTLYKHEYELTQRLTHKCQLHKLHNELYAKADQQLEISIGQIQRNVEQYAEQIIQTEQELRELKQEIKQDISIVNNLKRMALSSAESANDCGVPLMPKLVEEVQHEVQAPKSVVNAEMQFVDNIYEFCDNNASMLV, from the exons ATGGCTGCCCAACAGAACTCCACGCTCATCTACGATAATTTGGATGAGTGTCCTTCATTGCTAAAAGAACCCGAAGAACTGAGCAGTTATAGCCCGATCTTAcctttgaaaaatcaaaataatgccATTAAACAGCAATTGAAACAAGcggataacaacaacaataataatgacaataaaaattcaaacattaAAGAGTTCCATAAATATCGGAAATACACGAAGGGTCGTCAGCACGGAAATTATGCAGCGAGCAGCTGCAGCACGAAGAGCAGCCGAAGTCGCACGATATCTTTGAGTGGGGTCAATAGTACTGAG GAGCAAGGCCACAAGGAGATACCCATTTGGCTGGGCGAGGAACCACGTTACGTGTCCGGCGTAAATAAGCGCACCACCTGCAATGATATTATTAAAGCTTTGATTGATGATGAAATCCGTAATGGCGGCAATCACGATTATTTTGCCAATTGCAACAAAT CTGGCGCAGCATCGCGTGACTACAACGATTATGTTATAACGGAAAGTTGGCGCGGTATCGAGCGCAGCTACGATGGCAACATGGCAATTTTGCCCGTTTGGAAGGCCTGGAGTCGTGTGCACAATGAG ATCCGGCTTAGCCTCAAGCACCACAAAGACGTCGCAGAACCAGCGCCGCCAAAACCAAGCACTAACTGGTTCCAGACTCTGCGAAAGTACTTTGCCAAACTATTGAAATTCCcaaaacgaaataataaaatgctgCCACCTGCTTTAAACAAGCCACAAAATATACTTTTACCCATCAAAGAGGAAGAAAGCCCCGATGAAATCATCTTCGTTCTATTACCCGATAAGAAATATGACAATTCATCGACGTCGCCGAAAAGCAGCATTCCCTTACAATCCGCCAGCAATACACACGATCCTGTTACAAAAGCTGAGATGCTAAAAAGAAAGCTCTACAGCCTATCCGAGACGCGCGTGTCCATGCGTCGCAAACGACGCGGCAACAAAACGCCTAAGCGCAAAAATCCGCAACCGCGCGAAAAACTGCCAAATCAAATACACGAAGTGACAAATAACTGTATACGCCGACGCAAAGATGCACCCTTACGGCATTCCCTACGACACAAGTTGGCGCAGAAGACCAACGAAATCGATACGCTCTACAAACATGAATATGAGCTCACACAGCGTTTGACACACAAGTGTCAACTTCATAAGCTGCACAACGAGTTGTATGCCAAGGCGGACCAACAGCTGGAAATCTCTATTGGCCAAATACAACGCAATGTCGAGCAGTATGCCGAACAAATCATACAAACGGAGCAGGAACTGCGCGAGTTGAAGCAGGAAATCAAGCAGGACATATCGATTGTGAATAATCTCAAGCGCATGGCTTTAAGTAGTGCGGAGAGCGCCAATGATTGCGGTGTACCGCTCATGCCCAAATTGGTGGAAGAAGTACAGCATGAAGTGCAAGCGCCAAAGAGCGTTGTCAATGCGGAAATGCAATTTGTTGACAATATTTATGAGTTCTGTGACAACAATGCCAGCATGTTGGTGTAG